Genomic window (Candidatus Acidiferrales bacterium):
AAGTTAAAGTTGCGGACGAGTTCTGGGATTTTCTTGCAGGGAAAGGGACATATAACGAATTACTCGATTGCTTCGAAACAGCGGGAATAGAACTTCGCCCAGAAATTGATAATTACTTTTCAAAATTTAATAACTCTTTTGGTAAACGTGGGAGCTAATTTGATTGAGAGTACTTCTTCTCAAAAAAGAGTTGTTCATCTAAAGGATTTGCAATTATCCGATGTCCTGAAAAAAATAAATCCTTACGTCCTTCGATCTACGCAAGTCTTTACAGCAGAACAGATAGTGAAGTATTTACTCTACGCTTATCTCTCCTCAAACAAAATAGTTTTAAGAAAGCACAAGAACTTCCTGGAAGTGTATTCACGAATAGTCAACATATTTACTCAACAATTCGTAGAAGAATTTTGCTCGCCCGATGGCAAAATCGACTGGAACAAGCTAGCACACTTCAATAGCGGGAACTAAGAGTCCGCTTAAGTTTTTCCCGACAAACGATTCTGTAGATTTACCTCGCCTAGTAAGCTCAAAAACGCTGTCGCTTTCGCTTATCCTATTCATTCCTCTTTTACGTTCTCATTAAATCCCGTGACCGCCACCCCGCAGGGTGGCGCTATCGCGTGCAGTGATACGTTACTGAGTTACTCACGACAACCGAGCATATTCCCCGCGTACCTCTCTCGCAAAAAAATGCCATGGCCTTCATTTTCTTCTTGACTTCACCATCTCCATGATATACATTTAAACCGAGAGGCGAGAGGTCGTGCCACCCCTCAAACTTAAGACTGAACCAATTGTAATCCCGCCAGGGGCGGGATCCTCTTTCGCGAAATACCATCTTTAAGCCTGAGCAGTTTGCTGTTTGGGCAAACCGTCTCGGCTGCGAGGAGATCGAGCGCAGTCCTGTCAGAGGGACTCACAGCACCATCCAAATGAAATGAAGCGCCGCCGTGCGTTTTTGCATGGCGACGAATGCATGTAAGCTATGATGCACCTTGATATAGATACATGGATACGCCTGGATGCGCGTCTGAACCGAGATATTGAGGAACGGACACTTCCGGAAGCCGTTAGTACGGAAGAAATCGCCGCTCGTCCGGGCCATATTGACGATCGCCGGGGCCATATCGACCACCGACTCTGCAATATTGAGTGTCGCCGCGCTGATTTCGATGATCGCCAAGTCGATATCGGCATTCGTCATGATGATATCGACGTTCGACGGCGTAATATTGGTAGTCGTCGGGATAATATCGACAATCGTCGGGGCCATATTGAGGTTCGTCGCGGCCATATCGGTAATCGTCACTTCCATATTGACCATCGCTGGAGAATTATCGGCGGTCGTCCGATCCAT
Coding sequences:
- a CDS encoding PmeII family type II restriction endonuclease, whose translation is MIESTSSQKRVVHLKDLQLSDVLKKINPYVLRSTQVFTAEQIVKYLLYAYLSSNKIVLRKHKNFLEVYSRIVNIFTQQFVEEFCSPDGKIDWNKLAHFNSGN